Sequence from the Macaca fascicularis isolate 582-1 chromosome 16, T2T-MFA8v1.1 genome:
gtccccactgggccTAGAGTGCAGCTCATGTCACTGCTCTCATGGGCAACTACCCTCACCCCCACCATGTTCTGCAAAACTAGCTCAGAGAATGAGAGGGCTGCCCCTAAATAGCCTTGCCCAGGGTCTGAGGAAGAGAGGCTGCTCCAGGCCCTGTAAGCCCTGGGATCTGGACCCCATGGTGCCTTGGAGCAGCCAGGGTAGTTCAGCATTGAGACCCCAGGCCCCTCTCTCAGTCTAGGGTAGGGGCTCCTGTGCCCTCTGTACAATGCTTACTAACAACTTTCATTTCCCATGGCTTGTATCTATTTATTCCCTCATTTCTCCATTCAGCCCTTATAACATTCTAGGTATGAGGATGAGACTGACAATGAAATTGGCCCTACCCAGAAGGAACGCATAGCTTAGAAAAGAGAACCAGAAAGATCATGACCAGAGGTATCttgtttactgagcacttactgtgcaCTAGTGACTGTTCAGAGCACTTGGACTTTAATTAACCTATGAGGAAGGAAGACTTAGCAGATGAGGAAGTGAGGCCAGgaaggttgagtaacttgcccaggatTACAAATGCAAATCAGGTCCCTGTGGCTCTAGGCTCCATgaacattgcactccagtcatTGCTGACAGCACAGGGTCTTGCTGGGATCGGTGGGGAAGACCAGAGAAGACCTAGAGCAAACGATGAAACCTGAGCAGAGTTGTGAAGACTGTGACAGTTCATTGGTGTGGGTGTCTCCTCCTACCTTCCTGTTAATCCATGGACTCCTTGAAGACAGAGGCTTCCTTTCATCTGCCTCTCTTTCTCCGGGACCCCATACAGTGCCTGGTATACAGCTGTCACTCAATAGATAGCTGCTGACCAAATAGGTTACAAAAAACGTTAAAAGGTGCCGGGAGCAAGGGCACGTCCTGTTTCTCTTTGACGCCTTAGCTCCTGGCGCCGTTCCAGGCACGTGAACTTGAGTGGAGCCCCACCTTGTTCTGTCGTGCGGGTGGCGGGGTCTGGGGTGGGATTTGGAATGGTGGAGGGTGGACACCTTTCTGCTGGTTTAGCAAGCTGTGCCAGGCATGTCTGAGCAACCGCTGTGTGAATAAGACAAGTGCGTGCAGCCCATACCCAGGCTTGAGgtgggggaagagaaggaagacaaGGAAGGGGGAGAATAAACCACACAGGGAgcagcagaggggaggggagggaatatGAGGATGGTGCCAGAGGAAGGGGGCAGATGGCCAGGGTGCCGGAGCTCCATCTACCCTCTGCCTTAAGCCCCATGACAAAAATCAAATGGCACTGGAGGGGCATTTCCccagtttgttcattcatctctgCCTTTCCTCAGCCCTGACGGAGCCCACCTGCACTCCGTTGGATGACAGACCCCCCTTGGAGGAAGGCGCAGCCCTGCCCCTTAGAGCACACTGTCAGTGCTAGGACAGATGGGCACACACATGTGAACACCCAACTGTGCCCCACCTCAGCCGGGTGCTGCAAAGGAGGGGGTGTCCATCTCATCTGAATTTTGAATAAAAGTTGGTAGTCTCCAATAAAACCAAGACAGGAGtgtggagagaaaggagagaggaaggttGGGTCAGATGGAGGTCTCTCGTTGAACAAAATCCCCAGGGTGCCCAGCCACCTGCCTACTTCCTCGAGGGCACTTTGGGGTGGCAGGAATTTGAGGTGGGTGAGGGAGGCTAGTGTAGGAGCCAGAGCTGGGGAGAGGCCAGAAGAAGCTGCACCACCAGGACCGGGAGACGGGCGAGGAGTCTAGGCTTTCCTCAGTGACCAGCAGGGAGCGGTTGGGGTGTCTCTAAGCTGAGAAGAAGACTCAGTTTCCAGTAATCACCCCCGCTGGAGTGTGGAgcatggaggcagggaggccagcaAGGAGGCTGTGCCCACATGCCCATAGTTAGGACGAGAAAGGACGTTATGACTAATGCAGTGTCCATGGGAAGCCTTGTgaagggggtgagggagagagacaagGCCAGGATCCGGGCTCCTGGCTCAGCTTTTCAGGTTCTCCAGGATAAAGGGCAAGGAAGGACCAGATCTAGGAGGATGATGGGCGCTCTTTTGCATGGGTGGATTGAAGGAGGTGATGTCTGGCTCGCAGTTGACAATGGGAGTCTGAGACTGGGAGGGACCTCAGCGGAGATTCAAGTTTGGGCGTTTTCAGAACATATGGGCAACTGTAACCATGGGCATGTCCTGGATGACCCGCAGGGACagtgaagaggaaaaagagaagaacacCCACACTAGAATCCAGGGGGCGAGTCAACGTGTAAGGAGTGAGCAGAGCAAGAGGAGGCTGCAAATCAGAACAGGGGCAGCcagaggggcagggagagagCGGGGAGTGCAGAGAGAAGGGGCCAGGTTAGTGCAGCGGCTGGCCAGGGAGCTGGTCCCAGGAGTGGCTGGGAGTGGCGGGACCTAGCGGTGGGCCAGGGAGGACATTAGGAGTGGATGCCTCAGGCCAACAGGGAGCCATTTGCCGGAGAAGAAACACGCTCTGCAGGAAGCAGGGAGGCAGCAGGTGGGGCCTGGGCCTCCTTCTCCCCAGATCACCCCTTCACCGGCCCCTTGCAGCCTGCCCCAGAGGCCTCTGTACTTGacacccacatttcccccaccctTGACTCCACTATCAGCACATCGCTGCTGTTCTCACTGAACATCCTCATCTGCCAGGCTGTTGAACTGGCTCACGTGCCCCTGCGCTGCCTCTGGTGTGTTCCATCTGTCCATGTCTGCTGGACACCATCGTCTGTGAGGTGCCTGTGTCCTCTGTTTGCTGCTGTTGTGCCTGTGTGCTCAGGTGGCCCATGGGCCTGTGTCTGTCCTTCCTAGATAGAAAACTCCCTAGGCCTGTCCTTGTCTGGATTAGCTGCTCCGTCCAGCTGTGTCCCCCTCACCCCCTAAACCAGGGCCCTAGCAGGGGCCACCTCAGAAACCAGGCCAGAATCAAAAATACGTTTGCAGAAAGGCAGGAAACTTTATTGAATTATCGTTTCTTTGGGGTAGAGAAGTTGAGAAACCAAAGAGTATCCAGGTCACAGAGGAGAGAGATCCAATGGGAAGAGAAGAGCACAGAGGGCCCATCCTCAGGAGACAGTCGGGATGTGGGGTCCTGAAAGCAGAGGGATTGAGGCTTGGGTCCAGCAGCCCCTCCTCTCTCCTGCAGGGAACTGCCAGCTCTCTCCTCCTCTGGGTGCtgaagacagagggaggggacaCCAGGCAGATTTAAGGCCTACGGACATCAGAAGTGCGGCGGCCAGAGGCATTAGAGGTGGTGGTAGCAGAGACACTGGAAGTTGTGGTAACAGAGGTGCTTCGGGGGCTGACGCTTCCTGGGAAACGGGAGACAAAACACGCTCAGGCTGGAGGAGACCCACCTCAGGCCAGGGCAGGACCCCCCAGGAGGGCTCGCAAACTCCTCATTAGTCAGGTGGTTCATGGATGGGGACTCTATCGTCCCCAAAGATGGCTCTTGCCAAGACAGCCCAATAGCTCTATGGGGCAGAGCCAtcaatttcaaaaggaaaatcaaTGAGCAAATGACCACTTCCACCCCAGCTCTCCACCCCCCTACACTGGAGAGCCTAGcactggctccctccctccccgccaGCTCCCACCCCCATTGGGGCAGTGAACAGGAGCCTAACTCCGCCTCCCCCGACTCCATGGGGCTGTTCCCTTACCTGCTGAGGAAGGGACACCAGTCATcctgggagaaaggagagaggtggCCATGAGCAGAGGGTAACTGAGGGCAGGTGCCTACCTGTTCCTCTGGGGGAGTGCCTCGGCTTGTCACTTGGAGCCCCTGGGCTAGACTCTAGTGCCTCCTAGCTGTGCCCCCAGCTCAAGAGACAGCAGCATCAGGTGCCTGTCTGtcttgcctgtctgtctgtctgagaGGTCTCTAGGGGAGATATTATTAGCCACAAGATTCAGGGCGTTCGTCCTCCCTCTGGATCACCCAAACCCACAACCCTCCACCTGAGCCCTGAGCCTACAAGGTGGCTTGATCTCTGCTAAGGGTCTAAAGGCTGTTAAAGCACCATAGTAATAGCTTTGTTCAGCTGAGCTGAATCCAAGCTCATATTTTTCCAATATCAGATGTTCCCTCCACGGTCTCTATTCCCTCCAGTCGAACTCAGAGGCCAGAATCCGAAAGTTTAAAGGTGTTAACCTTGCAGCCTACCAAGGAAATGTCCCGTAAACTCAGTGAGGGGTCTCCTCTCTGACATGAGGGGGTGGATCTCTAAGGCGCTGCCTGCTGTGACACCCAAGGGTCCTGCAGTCACTATCCTAAGAAAGAGGCTGGAGAGGACCTACTTGGCGTCCTGGCCCTCGAGCAGGCTGCGGTAGGTGGCGATCTCCTGCTCCAGCCGCGTCTTGATGTCCAGCAGCATCTTGTACTCCTGGTTCTGGCACTCCATCTCGCTGCGGAGCTCGCTCAGCTGGGCCTCGATGCTGCTGATGAGCCCCTGGATCTGCTGCAGCTGCAGGGCGTAGCGGCACTCCGTCTCCGCCACGGTGTTCTCCAGCCCGGCTTTCTGGTGGAGCCACAGAGAAGAAGTTACAGGGGGAGCCAGGCCAGAGAGAAACCTAGAGGTGGTGGCCACTGGGCAGGAGGCCGCAGGCATACCATGCTCAGCTGGGACTGCAACTCAATCTCCAGGCCCTGGAGCGTGCGCCTGAGCTCCGTGATCTCTGTCTTGCTGGTCTGAATCATGGCAGTGTTGGTAGACACCTCCTTGTTCAGCTCTGCACTCTGAAATGCAAGCAGGAAGAAGGTGATGGGGAAGCTCAGCTCAAGCTGCCTGACCAAGAGGCTGCGTCCGCCCAGCTCCCCGGCTATATGGGATAAGGCTATGTGGGGTGGGAGGGCCGGGTACCTTGGCGTGGAACCATTCCTCAGCATCCCGGCGGTTCCTCTCTGCCATGGCCTCGTACTGCTCCCGCATCTCCGCCAGCACGCGGGTCAGGTCAATGCCCGGGGTGGCGTCCATCTCCACGTTGACCTGGCCGACCACCTGGTTGCTGAATTCCTTCATCTCCTGTGGGGATGGGAAAGGAAGATGTGTGAGGCTCCACATCCTCCCTCTCCTTGGCTCTGAGTGCTGGCAGAGTGTTCTGGAAAGTGCTTCCAGGTCCTACAGTGGAGGACTGTGTCCAGCTGCAGGGGAGGGCTCCTCCTTCTCACTGGAGGTGGCTCAGCCCAGAGCAGCCAGCAATCCCCGCTCACCTCCTCGTGGTTCTTCTTCATGTAGGCCAGCTCCTCATTCAGGCTCTCGATCTGCATCTCCAGGTCAGTCTTAGACAGGGTGAGCTCATCCAGCACCCGGCGCAGGCCGTTGATGTCAGCCTCCACGCTCTGGCGCAGGGCCAGCTCGTTCTCATAcctaaaatagtgaaaaaaaaaaaatgttttttgaaaaagcaAGACATAAATGATACGAAACACTCCCCCCACCCCTGCACTGGACTCCAATACTTCTAGACCTTCACTCCTGGGATGCTCCAATGTCATTGGTCAGATGGGCTTTTGTCTAAACTAAGAGACTCctgggaaaggagaaggagggaaaaaaaaaaactcacttgaGCCTGAAGTCATCCGCAGCCAGCCTGGCATTGTCAATCTCCAGGATGACCCGGTTGTTTTCAATAGTGGCGGTCAGGATCTACAAAATGCAGAAGAAAGTTACCTCTAGGGCATGGGTGTCCAGTctgttggcttccctgggccacactggaagaagaagaattgtcttgggccacacttAAAATACGCTAACATTAACAATAGCTGATGGGCTAAAAAGAAATTGGCAGAAaaacctcataatgttttaagaaagcttataaatttgttttaggCCTCagtcaaagccgtcctgggccacatgcagcccactGGCCGCAGGTTAGACAAGCTTACTCTGGGGGGGTCCATGTGCTTGAGGAGGTGGCCTGGGAAAACATGGGCAGGACCTGGTTCCCATGGGGCTCTGCCTCTAAACTGTCCTGTGAGCTGGGACAAAGCATCTCCTTCTGGGCCTCCATTGCTCTTCTGTAAAGTGAGGGCTGGGGCTGTATCCCCTTCAGTCGTTTCTATCACTTTAATATTCCATGTCTGAGCACCCTGGGGAAGATGCAGGGAGTACATTTCTGAAGAACGACCTGCTGAGAACATCTTTGGTTCGTCATGTCTCAGCAGCCTCAGACTAGCACCCTCCCTAGGCCACTGTCTTGAGATCCCTCCCCTGAAAGTCAGGAGGGACTCAGTTTGGTGCCACATATCTCACAATCACTTTGCTGGAGCTGACCTCCCCGCTGAGTGGTGGGGAAATCCAACAAATATTCCCATCCATTTGAATTTATTGTCTAAATGTTTATATTCCAAAGCACTGAAAGCCTACTCCATATGGCCGGGACTCAGCCCAGGCTGGTCGATTTCTGCTCCAATAGGCTGATATCACAGCACAACAGACAGGGCTTGACAAAGGGCACCCAGGCTCAGCACAGACTaagcctctgcctctctctccccaACCTTGGCCATCGCCAATTGAGAATACCAGTTTGAATGGGACCCCTACAAAGTAAACAATTATTCCCAGGGCAATGAATGAAcatgtctctctttctctattgatttccCGCATTCTTAGTGGCTTTTAAACCTGTCATGTTTCCAGATAACTCAGTAGGTTAGGATTATAGAGATCGACTCATGAATAACATAACTGTCTGGAAAGCAGTAGAAAAACTGACATGAGTAATAAcaatcataaaaatgaataatgagaGAAAACGCATTTGGGGAGTTGTGGCATGAGAAAGTCCATCAGAGATAGAGACTCTCAGTAGTAAAAGAGTAGGCTTTTCCCCTGCAAGAAGGATGTGAATTCTATCCACACCTGGTCCCCCACAACACTGTGTTTCTTGGCCTTGGAGGCTCTGCCCTGCATGGAGGACCCCTCCCCAGCTTCCAAGGGCTCACCTTGTCCCGCAGCTCTTCAATGGTCTTGTGGTAGGGGCTGTAGTCCCGCTCAGGGCTAGCTGGGCTCTGCTTCAGGTGCCAGTCACGGATCTTCACCTCCAGGTCGGCGTTGGCCTCCTCCAGGGCGCGCACCTTCTCCAGGTAGGAAGCCAGGCGGTCGTTGAGGTTCTGCATGGTGATCTTCTCATTGCCAGTGAGGAGGCCACCATCACAAGCACCAAAATCAACAAAGCCACCAGCATAACCCCCACCAAAGCCACCTCCAAGGCCACCTCCGTAGCCACCTCCAAAGCCACTACCAGCCCCTCCACCAAAGCCACAGGTCACGCCGCCTCCGTAGCCTCCAGCTGATCCCCCAGAGACAAACCGAGTTGAACAGCTAGAGACACCGCGGCCTCCTCCCAGCTGGCAAGAGCCACCCCCAAAACCACCTCCATAGCTGGCGGAGGAGCTCTGCAGGCGGAGGCTCATGGTGAGAGCAGGATTGAGAGCAGGTGCAGACAGAAGCTTGCTTGGCCTGGGCTGAGGACTGTGGCTCTTCCCCGGAGTGGACACCTTTTATACACCTCCACGGGGGCTGGATATcgtctctcctcccttccccaccctctgACTTGGTGCCAACTACACTTCTGTTTCCCACAAGCTTAGTTATCTCTGCTCTCTCCAGGGTGGGTTGTGCCTTTTGGGGATGgcttttttttaatccttaacAAAAGGAATGATTCAGAGGGGACAGCATTCTGCCTGAGACTGCCCTTTTGACAAGTGAATTCTGTTTCACCTCCACTTAAGGAGTTCACTCTGCAGGCTCTGAGCCCCACCCAGTATTGAACGGGACCTGAGATGCAGACGCCTGCCAGGAGCTTCTGCAAGGAAAGTGGTGGCTGCAGAGTGGCTCTGTGCTTTCCAAGATCACCGTAGCCCTCGACCTTCCTTTTTTCTATACCTAAAACTTCTGACTGGGATGTCCTGAGTTCTTCTTAGGACTTCATCTACTCCAGGGGCCCCAGCAACTCTGATGACAAACTTGGCTTGGTCCAATAGAATCAACTGCCTTGAAAGTATTTAGACTGATAAAGTATTTAGACTGCCTTGAAAGTATTTAGACTGATACCTCCCAGGCCATCAGAAAAAGTCACAGTGACAGAGGGATCTTAGGGGCCATCAGACACAGCTGTGGAAACTCAGGCGGGGAAAGAGGAAGTGGCCCTGTGCATTATCATAGCGAATATTCTCAGAGCCCTCACCATAGGCAGGAACCAGGTGAAGCTACTTTATACTCGTCgtctcatttaaccttcacagcagccccaggaggagGGTCCTACTATTGCCCCCATTTACACATGAGGAAAATGAACCTTAAGGGCAGAATCAGGACTGAAATCCAAGTCTGGTTCTGTCTGACACTAAGGCACATTTTTTTTAGGTACATTTTTCATACAGTAAAATGTATAGGTCACGTGTCCAGCTTGATGTCATGCATGGGTATGCACTACCTGTGTAAACACCACCCAGGACATTCCCAGCGTTCCATAAATGTCCTTGTGCCTTTTCCCAGTCAATTACCTGACTCCACACCCCTGATGTAACCACTCTTCCAGCTTCTGTCCCCATAGACAAGTTCAGAGGTCCTCAGCTAGAGGCTACTTTGCTTCCCAGAGGACGTTTGATAATGTCTAGGaacattttggttgtcacaacttgggggTACTACTGATAGCTaaagaccagggatgctgctaaacatatTATAAGGTGCAAGACAGtccccacagcaaagaattatcagacccaaaatatcaatagtgtTGAGGTTGATATGTCCTGGGTCGGTCTGGCGCTCAGGTTGAATCACTCCATGACACTAACTGCTTTAGGGCACAGCCATGTCCAGGAAGATGGCCCTGTAATAACGTGAGCAGGGTCCTTTCTAGTACGCTAGTCATATGAGGTCTGTCCCAATCTGTGAGTGTTTGATCAAGAGGCCACATAAGAGGATGTGACACAGGACCTGGGACCAGGGTCTCTGCTTAGGATCCTGAGATGTGGCTGAGAAACTCAGGGACTATGTAAGAACCCTGCCAGAGGCAGCTTCCCCGTTCAGGCTGGGAGGAAAGGACCTCAGATGGCATCTGTGAGGCCAGGCTAGAAGGCCCTCCATTCCAGGGCTGACAATGGAGGACCCTGAACTCAGACTCCCAGTCCCCACTCACCAAGGGGCCAGGGTTGCTGTGGATGGCATCTTGGGATCAGCTTTCTGGACCACAGCAGCCACAACGTTCTGGATGATACCAGgccaggggctgggtggggtggcacagGCATGAGGTTCTCCTGGAACCCCCTTCACTGATTCAGCAAGACCAGAAAGGAGAAATCTGAGTCAGGGCTTTCTGGGCCTTTGTTTTCTGGGGGAGAGAAGCGGGCCTGTGCTTCCCACAGGGGTATCAGCAGGGACAGAGCCAGGGCACGTTGCCAGTGTTCTAACAGCCTGGCGAGGCCAGGGATTCGGGCTGACCCCTGACCCTGCCCAGCCCTCCTGCCCAAGCTGATGGCTCAGCTCTCGCTCTGAAAAGAGGTGATTCAGCCCAAAGCAGGAGCTCTTGCTCTCTCGGTAGAGGATCAAAACTGACAAGAGGGTGATTAATGGAACCTGCCAGGCCTGGGGTAACAATGCCCCAAACCTCCCAGGGCTGACAAGCAGGTTCAGGCCAACGCCTCTTAGAGTAACAATGCCACAGATCCTCCAAAGCCCCAGTAACACAAACACGGAGTGGCCCATAACATTCTTCCCTTCGTGGGGTCAGGGCACAGCCCCTCCCTGCTTAGCGGGGACTTGTAATGCCCTGACACAGGACTGCCTTCCTCCAACCTGCAGTGAATCCCAGAGCCCTCTGGGAGGAAGCTGGGCAGACATCCAACCAGGGACccatctttttttcctatttccatCCTGGTCCTAATAGAAGAAGGAGAGAGCACTGGGGCTTAGGCACTGCTACCTCGTCTTAAGctttctgctttgctttttagcaaaaacaacaacaacaagaaacccAATGACTGCAGTCTCCTCCCAGTAACGTTTCAAGGGAAGGAGCGGCAAAATTGCATTCATGAGTACCCCCTGCAAGCAAGGCTAGGCTTCACACGCTGTCACTGAGTCTCACAAAGGGAGAGGGTTTAAATCAGCCCCGTTTTACAGACGAGGCAGCCAAGGTTCAGGGAGGAAAAGTCACTTATCCAAGGACACCAAGAAGGCAAGATTTAGACCTGGCCTCTGGCCCTCTCTAACCTGATGACATCTCAGCAGCCTTGCTGTGAATTCAGATGTATGATCTCTGAATGTTCTTGAAACCCTTGTAATAAGGGTGAGTAATAAATAAGGGTGCTAGGAGCATCTTTGTTCTAATATTTAGTCTTTGAGCCCAGTTTCTGACATAGAACTTTTACTCCCTTAGAATCTCCTAGTGAAAGGAGCATCTTCTGTACTAATGAGGTGATTCTTGGCTGGGCTCCCGGAGGGAGGTTGCTCACCACAAAGACTTTCAGCCCACCCCATCCCTGGTCctctgggaaggggagaggggccCGACACTGAGTTTGTAATTGACTATGGCTATGTGATGAAGCCTCCATACAAATCCTTGAACTatgaggttcagagagcttccaggttGGTGAGCAAGAACACATCCGTGTCCCAGGAGGATGGTGCACCCCAGCTTCACAAGGACAGACGCTCCTGCTCTCAAGACACCTCTGCACCTCGCCTTgtgtatctcttcatctggctgttcattttGAGCCTTTAAAACACCCTTTGTCATAAATTGGCAACAATAAGTACACTGCTTTCCTGGGTTCTGCGAGCTGTGCTACCAAATTATTGAACCCGAGAAGCGGGTCATCAACCCCTTGTGGTGATTTATAGCCAAGTCAGACAGAAGTTGTGGGTCACCTGGGGACCTACTCTTTGCAATTGGCATCTGAAGTTGGCTGTGGGGGCAGCCTGGTGGGACTGAGCCCCTAATCTGTGGGGTCCATGCTAACTACAGTTAGTGTCAGAATAGCATTGACTTCTAGGACACCCAGTTGGTTTCAGAGGATGGTTTGGTGGGAGGTCACGGAACTGTTCTATGTTGAGCGTAGGTATAGATAGGAAAAAGTAGGgtttttttctatattctcaTTCTATATatgttaaaagataataaaaataacactagctaacatttattgaagccTGTGTTAAACACTCCGCAGACGTAATCTCGTTCGGTCCTCAAAGCCACTCTACTGTTTTTATTGTACCCTTTTCTCaggtgagaaagctgaggctcagcaAGGTTAAACACGTTTCCCAAACTCGAAAGTGCAATTGTGTCCATGGTAGGCCCCTTTCAGGCCAGTGGGGGCACCATCGCCGTCCAAGCAAGGGTATCTTCTACGGCCTTTCCCTTTCTCGGGCCAACCTGTCAATCCAGGCCGGGATGGTGGACCGTCCTGCTTCCTGCCGTAGCTAGGCCTGAGCAGCTGATGGCCTGATGGAGCGGCCTGCCTGCTGTCTGTTCCTGGTCTGAGCTCCAAAGCTTGGGGGCCCGTGGGAGTGCTCATTCAGCACAAAACTGTTGTAGGAACTTTCTCATCCAACCCCCTCATGTCAcctgtggggaaactgaggcccagaatgCCAAGGCCCAGAATTCAGGAATAAGAGGTTCAGGAATAAGAGGGGAAAAGTGCATGAATTTCCAGCCGCACCACCAGCCCATCGTGGGCCTTACATTGAAATGATTTCTAAGTTTCCTTCAGCAAGTCGCCTTTCTGAGTCTCTGATTCTCAAAGATTTGTCCACAGTCATTAGACTGTTTATCTGCAGAGGTGAGGCTTCAACCCTGTCACTCAGATTCTAATCTGGAATTCCTTGCTTGGATCAGGCACCTCTCTCTTTGGACTCCAAGGGACCCAGAATCCAGGACGACTGACCAACCTCAAAAAGGGTCTCAAGTCTCCTCCACAGGGAAGAGGCCTCTCTTGAAAGGCAACCCCTCCCCAGAGAGTCACCCCAGGCCCTCTGGGCAGCTCCCACTCCTCAGAGATGCCTGCTGGGCACAGCACCACTCAGAAGTCTTTCAAGGCTGAAGCTCAATGCCTTAGGCTCTTGCATTTCTACAGCACCcaactttttaaaatcctttttacaCCACCACTGGTTTCTCAGATACCCAGTGAGCTCAGCAAGGGCTTTGGACAAGGTAGACCTGAGTTTCAATCCTCCATCCGCCACCGACTCGCTGTGTAATCTTGGGAAAGTCACTCAACCTCTCAGGGCCTCAGTAGTCACCACTGAAAAATGGGTACTGGATGAGTTAATATTCcaggttcctcaaagacctgAGACACGGGAGGTGCTGGGCAGGCGGGAGGTTGCTACTGCCtcccttttacaaatgaggaaatgcaaGGTTAGCATTGCTCAGTGACCTGTCAAGATTCCTCTGAGCCTCCACCCGGC
This genomic interval carries:
- the KRT13 gene encoding keratin, type I cytoskeletal 13; the encoded protein is MSLRLQSSSASYGGGFGGGSCQLGGGRGVSSCSTRFVSGGSAGGYGGGVTCGFGGGAGSGFGGGYGGGLGGGFGGGYAGGFVDFGACDGGLLTGNEKITMQNLNDRLASYLEKVRALEEANADLEVKIRDWHLKQSPASPERDYSPYHKTIEELRDKILTATIENNRVILEIDNARLAADDFRLKYENELALRQSVEADINGLRRVLDELTLSKTDLEMQIESLNEELAYMKKNHEEEMKEFSNQVVGQVNVEMDATPGIDLTRVLAEMREQYEAMAERNRRDAEEWFHAKSAELNKEVSTNTAMIQTSKTEITELRRTLQGLEIELQSQLSMKAGLENTVAETECRYALQLQQIQGLISSIEAQLSELRSEMECQNQEYKMLLDIKTRLEQEIATYRSLLEGQDAKMTGVPSSAGSVSPRSTSVTTTSSVSATTTSNASGRRTSDVRRP